The following proteins are encoded in a genomic region of Corylus avellana chromosome ca4, CavTom2PMs-1.0:
- the LOC132176970 gene encoding cysteine-rich receptor-like protein kinase 2, with the protein MKKEFPSLSSGYVIFLVVKTLLLLETAVGDPRTQTVQVACGHQLEHNATIFVPNFVATMENISEQMRVSGFGVAVTGSGPDNNFGLAQCYGDLPLLDCVLCYAEARTVLPQCFPYNGGRIYLDGCFMRSENYSFFQEYKGPGDTAVCGNSTRKNSTFEASVREAVTQAVVAAPNQKGYARAQVTVTGAVNESAYVLADCWRSLNASSCRQCLDNASSSIFECLPWSEGRALYTGCFMRYSDKDFLNKQPRNGSSRGTTIVIVVSVVSSVVVLVVGIAIGVYIWKRRHIQKKRRGSNDARKLVKTLNDSSLNFKYSTIEKATGAFNDANKLGQGGFGTVYKGVLPDGREIAVKRLFFNNRHRAADFYNEVNMISSVEHKNLVRLLGCSCSGPESLLIYEFLHNTSLDRFIFDTNRGKVLNWEKRYEIIVGTAEGLVYLHENSKIRIIHRDIKASNILLDSRLRAKIADFGLARSFQEDKSHISTAIAGTLGYMAPEYLAHGQLTEKVDVYSFGVLVLEIVTGRQNNRSKTSEYSDSLVTITWKHFRSGTVEQLYDPNMMLHNHQDRNVTNEVCRVMHIGLLCTQEAPSLRPTMSKALQMLTKKEEHLPAPTNPPFMDEGTMELNDTCENPFYPFKAGISDSIATVADSSFYPR; encoded by the exons ATGAAGAAGGAATTCCCATCCCTTTCTTCTGGATATGTTATCTTCCTTGTTGTCAAGACTCTATTACTTCTAGAGACAGCAGTGGGAGATCCAAGAACCCAAACTGTCCAAGTAGCGTGTGGGCACCAACTTGAGCACAATGCCACTATCTTTGTTCCAAATTTTGTAGCTACAATGGAAAACATCAGCGAACAAATGCGAGTTTCAGGCTTTGGAGTAGCAGTGACAGGTTCAGGCCCTGATAATAACTTTGGCCTTGCCCAGTGCTATGGAGATCTTCCATTACTCGACTGTGTATTGTGCTATGCTGAGGCACGCACGGTGCTGCCCCAGTGCTTTCCTTACAATGGGGGTCGGATTTACCTCGATGGTTGCTTCATGAGGTCCGAGAATTATAGCTTCTTTCAGGAGTATAAAGGACCGGGCGACACAGCCGTGTGTGGGAATTCAACAAGGAAGAACTCAACATTTGAAGCATCTGTGAGAGAAGCTGTGACGCAGGCAGTGGTGGCTGCACCGAACCAGAAAGGCTATGCAAGAGCTCAGGTAACTGTTACTGGGGCAGTGAATGAGTCAGCTTATGTGCTGGCTGATTGTTGGAGGAGTTTGAATGCAAGCTCTTGTAGGCAGTGCTTGGATAATGCATCTTCTTCAATATTTGAATGCTTGCCTTGGTCGGAAGGGCGAGCATTGTATACCGGCTGCTTCATGAGGTACTCGGACAAAGATTTCCTCAACAAACAGCCCAGAAATGGAAGTTCAAGAG GTACCACAATAGTGATAGTAGTTTCGGTAGTGAGTTCGGTGGTTGTTTTGGTAGTTGGAATAGCTATTGGAGTTTATATCTGGAAGCGCCGACACAtacagaagaaaagaagag GTTCAAATGATGCAAGAAAGTTGGTGAAAACGCTCAACGACAGTAGCTTGAACTTCAAGTATTCCACAATAGAGAAGGCTACAGGAGCCTTTAACGACGCCAACAAGCTTGGGCAAGGAGGATTTGGTACTGTTTATAAG GGAGTTTTGCCTGATGGACGAGAGATTGCTGTCAAGAGACTTTTCTTTAACAATAGACATAGAGCAGCGGATTTCTACAATGAAGTTAACATGATAAGCAGTGTGGAACACAAAAATCTAGTCAGGTTATTAGGATGCAGTTGCTCAGGACCGGAAAGCCTACTTATCTATGAATTCCTACATAACACAAGTCTTGATCGCTTCATCTTTG ACACAAACAGAGGTAAAGTACTAAACTGGGAGAAGAGATACGAGATTATTGTTGGGACAGCAGAAGGTTTGGTCTACTTGCACGAGAACTCCAAGATCAGAATCATTCATAGAGATATAAAAGCCAGTAATATCTTATTAGACTCGAGGCTTCGTGCTAAAATTGCCGATTTTGGGTTGGCTAGGTCTTTCCAAGAAGATAAGAGCCACATAAGCACGGCCATTGCAGGAACACT AGGATACATGGCTCCAGAATACCTAGCCCACGGCCAGTTAACAGAAAAGGTCGATGTCTACAGCTTTGGAGTGCTTGTGTTAGAGATTGTTACGGGAAGGCAAAACAACAGGAGCAAAACCTCAGAATACTCGGATAGTCTAGTCACAATA ACATGGAAGCATTTTCGATCAGGGACAGTTGAGCAATTATATGATCCAAATATGATGTTGCATAACCACCAGGACAGAAATGTGACGAATGAGGTTTGCAGAGTGATGCATATTGGACTTCTGTGCACCCAAGAGGCTCCATCATTACGACCAACAATGTCGAAGGCACTACAGATGTTAACAAAGAAGGAGGAGCACCTTCCTGCACCTACAAATCCACCAT